The proteins below are encoded in one region of Coffea arabica cultivar ET-39 chromosome 4c, Coffea Arabica ET-39 HiFi, whole genome shotgun sequence:
- the LOC113738442 gene encoding large ribosomal subunit protein uL15x codes for MTTRFKKTRKSRGHVSAGHGRIGKHRKHPGGRGNAGGMHHHRILFDKYHPGYFGKVGMRYFHKLRNKFHCPIVNIDKLWSLVPSDLKEKAVSEGKSGKAPLIDVTQFGYFKVLGKGALPENQPVVVKAKLVSKTAEKKIKEAGGAVLLTA; via the coding sequence ATGACGACTCGATTCAAGAAGACCAGGAAGAGCAGGGGCCACGTGAGCGCCGGCCACGGCCGCATCGGGAAACACCGCAAACACCCAGGAGGACGAGGAAACGCCGGAGGAATGCACCACCATCGAATCCTCTTCGACAAATACCACCCTGGATACTTCGGCAAGGTCGGAATGAGGTATTTTCACAAGCTCCGTAATAAATTCCATTGCCCGATCGTCAACATCGATAAGCTCTGGTCACTTGTCCCATCCGACCTGAAAGAAAAAGCCGTCTCCGAGGGTAAATCTGGAAAAGCGCCTCTGATTGACGTCACCCAGTTTGGGTATTTTAAGGTTTTGGGTAAAGGAGCCTTGCCGGAGAATCAACCTGTGGTAGTTAAGGCTAAGCTTGTTTCTAAGACTGCTGAGAAGAAAATTAAGGAGGCCGGTGGTGCTGTATTGCTTACTGCTTAG